CAGTACGAACGGGGAGCACCCGGTACCGCCCGTGGGAAAGTGGGGATAACTCAGGTGTGCGGGCCCTTGTCAAGGGCGCGGCCGCAGCGCTATATTGATGGCGCGTTGCTGTCCGGCCGCGGGATGCCGCCGGGTACGGGACGGAGTCAGCGAAGGGGGTCGCGCAGTCGATGGTGGGAGAGGAGAAGACGCTGGAGAGCACGAGGGTCTTTTCCGGCAGGGTGATCGGCGTACGCGTGGACCGGGTGCGGCTGCCTGACGGAAGGGAGAGCACCCGAGAGGTGGTGGAGCACCGGGGGGCGGTGGTCATCGCCGCCCTGAACGACCGGCAGGAGGTCATGCTGGTCCGCCAGTTCCGGAAGCCGGTGGAGGCGGTGCTGTGGGAGTTGCCGGCCGGAACCCTGGAAGAGGGAGAAGAGCCGCTGGCCTGCGCCCGGCGGGAACTGAAGGAGGAAACCGGCCTCGAGGCCGAGGAGTGGGTGCCGGTAACGCAATTCTACTCCAGCCCGGGCTTCTGCAACGAGAGGCTGCATCTCTTCTGGGCCGGCCGCCTGCGTCAGGGTAAGGCGGCCACCGACGCCGACGAGAATCTCACCGGCCATTGGGTGCCTCTGGAGGAGGCCCTGGAAATGGCCCGGCGCGGCGAGATCGCCGATGCCAAGACCCTGGTGGGACTTCTTTCCCTGAGATACTGGCGCCGGTAACCGAAGGCCGGGGCGAGGAGGGAAGAGAGCCTGCGTTTGTATCTGGCCACGGACGCCAGCGGGGCGGCCGAGGCGGCCCGCAGGGGCCAGGTGGTAATGATCGTGGACGTGGTGGACATGTCTACCACGCTGGAAAGCGCGCTGGACGCAGGGGCGCTGGCCGTGTTCGGAGCCAGCCCGGCAGCAACCCTGCGCCGGCCACCGGCGCGGGTGTGCCCCACCGGGATAGGCTACGCTGCCGGTTGCGAGGCGCAGGCCCTGGGGGCAGAAGTGGTGGTGGTGGCCGAGCCCCGGGCGGGCTGCCGGAACGACCGCCTGCGGCAGGCGGGTGCGGTGCTGGCGGGGTTGCGCGCCGCCGGTGCCCGGGTGGCGGCGGTGGTGCCCAACCTGGGCAAGGAAACCCCGCGCCTGCACCCCTTAGAGGGGAAGGTAGTGGTGGCGGTCACGGCCAGCGGGGGAGTGGCCTACGACGCCGCCTTCACCGCCGGCGGCAGGGTGATCACCGGCACGGTAGCCCGGACCTACCGGGCCCGAGGCTTGGAGCCGGCCAGACGGGCGGCCGTTCGGGCGCTGACCGTTGCCCGGCAGGAGAGCCGCGACGTATGCGTGGTGGCGGCAAGCGGCCGCTCGCTGGAGGACCTGCTGGCCGCGCGCTTTCTGCTTCGTCTCCTGCAGGCCCTGAGTTATCCGCGGTTTCCGCCGGCAGTTCTGGTTCCACCGAGCACCTAAAGCCTCGCGGGGCACCGGACTCGGCGTCCGCCAGGTGCAGGCCTCGACGGGCGGGGAGCATGTTTCTTTCCTCGGCGGCATAGGGATTGAAAGAAAGGAC
Above is a window of Clostridia bacterium DNA encoding:
- a CDS encoding NUDIX hydrolase gives rise to the protein MVGEEKTLESTRVFSGRVIGVRVDRVRLPDGRESTREVVEHRGAVVIAALNDRQEVMLVRQFRKPVEAVLWELPAGTLEEGEEPLACARRELKEETGLEAEEWVPVTQFYSSPGFCNERLHLFWAGRLRQGKAATDADENLTGHWVPLEEALEMARRGEIADAKTLVGLLSLRYWRR